In the Patescibacteria group bacterium genome, one interval contains:
- a CDS encoding helix-turn-helix domain-containing protein — MEPLQLFAKRPGHRSNLHRQVLDTLVDGEELTVISALQKFRTIELRKIVSDLRAVGIPISDRWHKNPSTKKRFKIYFIQNKK, encoded by the coding sequence ATGGAGCCATTACAATTGTTTGCCAAAAGGCCAGGGCATAGATCAAATTTACATCGACAGGTTTTGGATACTCTTGTCGATGGAGAAGAATTAACAGTAATCAGTGCATTGCAGAAATTCAGAACAATTGAATTAAGAAAGATTGTAAGCGATTTAAGGGCTGTAGGTATACCGATTTCAGATCGTTGGCATAAAAATCCATCCACAAAAAAGCGGTTCAAAATTTACTTTATCCAAAATAAAAAGTGA